In Roseisolibacter agri, the following proteins share a genomic window:
- the tssH gene encoding type VI secretion system ATPase TssH → MSVNLKSLIGKLNPATRGCVEAGAGLCLARTHYDVEIEHFLTKALDSTDGDLAQILKHFGVNRSRLADDLARGLDRLKSGNARTPSLSPTLVKMLTEAWTVGSIDLGAPQVRIGHCVLVLVSDTELSRLAADISKEFEKIPADVLRKEFATITAPSPEAAAELGMGSAAAPASGGAPGAPKAGGKTPNLDQFTVDMTAKAKAGKIDPVLGRDFEVRQLVDILLRRRQNNPILVGEAGVGKSAVVEGFARRIAEGDVPEPLRNVTLRSLDLALLQAGAGIKGEFENRLKGLIDEVKNSATPIILFIDEAHTMIGAGGAAGQGDAANLLKPALARGELRTLAATTWAEYKKFFEKDPALSRRFQLVKVEEPTEDLCLTMLRGVVPALESHHNVRITDDGLDAAVRLSHRYLPDRQLPDKAVSVLDTACARLALGQQATPPAVEDAQRQLDDLAVQTRVLERETALGHDHRERLAAIATRRAEVEAELAKLSARWEEERGLVEKIRAVRGSLEAAHDGNGNGAGNGAGNGAAPEQTPDALRAELAELNAKLEALQGETPLVRVAVDASIVGEVISGWTGVPVGKMMRDQVSMMLELEKHVGQRIIGQDHALEMISKRVRTTAAKIEDPNKPKGVFMLVGPSGVGKTETALALSDLLFGGEQNIITINMSEFQEAHTVSTLKGSPPGYVGYGEGGVLTEAVRRRPYSVVLLDEVEKAHPDVLELFFQVFDKGVMEDGEGRQIDFKNTIILLTTNAGTETIMTLTGDPETAPSPDGLVKALKPELDKVFKPAFLGRMVLIPYYPVRDENLKQIVRLKLRKIERRLRETHKVALVYDDALVSAVAARCTEVESGARNVDNILTNTMLPTVSRLLLETLASGERPGAIRVGVDDAGELAYEVTPAAHGGAYSMATPATATATA, encoded by the coding sequence ATGTCGGTCAACCTGAAGTCCCTCATCGGGAAGCTGAACCCCGCGACGCGCGGCTGCGTGGAGGCTGGGGCCGGGCTCTGCCTGGCCCGCACGCACTACGACGTCGAGATCGAGCACTTCCTCACGAAGGCGCTCGACAGCACCGATGGCGACCTGGCGCAGATCCTCAAGCACTTCGGCGTCAACCGCTCGCGCCTGGCCGACGACCTCGCGCGCGGGCTCGACCGCCTCAAGAGCGGCAACGCGCGCACGCCGTCGCTCAGCCCCACGCTCGTGAAGATGCTGACCGAGGCGTGGACGGTCGGCTCGATCGACCTCGGCGCGCCGCAGGTGCGCATCGGCCACTGCGTGCTCGTGCTCGTGTCGGACACCGAGCTGTCGCGCCTTGCGGCCGACATCAGCAAGGAGTTCGAGAAGATCCCCGCCGACGTGCTGCGGAAGGAGTTCGCCACCATCACCGCGCCGTCGCCCGAGGCGGCGGCGGAGCTGGGCATGGGGAGCGCGGCGGCGCCGGCGTCGGGGGGCGCGCCGGGCGCGCCCAAGGCGGGCGGCAAGACGCCCAACCTCGACCAGTTCACCGTCGACATGACGGCGAAGGCGAAAGCCGGCAAGATCGATCCCGTGCTCGGCCGCGACTTCGAGGTGCGGCAGCTCGTCGACATCCTGCTGCGCCGCCGGCAGAACAACCCGATCCTCGTCGGCGAGGCGGGCGTGGGCAAGAGCGCGGTCGTCGAGGGCTTCGCGCGCCGCATCGCCGAGGGCGACGTGCCCGAGCCGCTGCGCAACGTGACGCTGCGCTCGCTCGACCTCGCGCTGCTGCAGGCGGGCGCCGGCATCAAGGGCGAGTTCGAGAACCGCCTCAAGGGCCTCATCGACGAGGTGAAGAACTCGGCGACGCCGATCATCCTCTTCATCGACGAGGCGCACACGATGATCGGCGCCGGCGGCGCGGCGGGGCAGGGCGACGCCGCGAACCTGCTGAAGCCGGCGCTCGCGCGCGGCGAGCTGCGCACGCTGGCCGCCACCACGTGGGCCGAGTACAAGAAGTTCTTCGAGAAGGATCCCGCGCTGTCGCGCCGCTTCCAGCTCGTGAAGGTCGAGGAGCCGACCGAGGACCTCTGCCTGACGATGCTGCGCGGCGTGGTGCCGGCGCTCGAGTCGCACCACAACGTGCGCATCACCGACGACGGCCTCGACGCCGCCGTGCGGCTGTCGCACCGCTACCTGCCCGACCGCCAGCTGCCCGACAAGGCGGTGAGCGTGCTCGACACCGCGTGCGCGCGCCTCGCGCTCGGCCAGCAGGCGACGCCGCCGGCGGTCGAGGACGCGCAGCGGCAGCTCGACGACCTCGCGGTGCAGACGCGCGTGCTGGAGCGCGAGACCGCGCTCGGCCACGACCACCGCGAGCGGCTGGCCGCGATCGCGACGCGCCGCGCCGAGGTCGAGGCGGAGCTGGCGAAGCTGAGCGCGCGCTGGGAGGAGGAGCGCGGGCTCGTCGAGAAGATCCGCGCGGTGCGCGGCTCGCTCGAGGCGGCGCACGACGGCAACGGGAACGGCGCCGGGAACGGCGCCGGCAACGGCGCCGCGCCGGAGCAGACGCCCGACGCGCTGCGCGCCGAGCTGGCGGAGCTGAACGCGAAGCTCGAGGCGCTGCAGGGCGAGACACCGCTGGTGCGCGTCGCGGTGGACGCGTCGATCGTCGGCGAGGTGATCTCCGGCTGGACCGGCGTGCCGGTCGGCAAGATGATGCGCGACCAGGTCAGCATGATGCTCGAGCTGGAGAAGCACGTCGGCCAGCGCATCATCGGCCAGGACCACGCGCTGGAGATGATCTCGAAGCGCGTGCGCACGACGGCGGCGAAGATCGAGGATCCGAACAAGCCGAAGGGCGTGTTCATGCTCGTGGGCCCGTCGGGCGTCGGCAAGACGGAGACGGCGCTCGCGCTCAGCGACCTGCTGTTCGGCGGCGAGCAGAACATCATCACGATCAACATGAGCGAGTTCCAGGAGGCGCACACCGTCTCCACGCTCAAGGGCTCGCCCCCGGGCTACGTGGGCTACGGCGAGGGCGGCGTCCTCACCGAGGCCGTGCGCCGGCGCCCGTACTCGGTCGTGCTGCTCGACGAGGTCGAGAAGGCGCACCCGGACGTGCTGGAGCTGTTCTTCCAGGTGTTCGACAAGGGCGTGATGGAGGACGGCGAGGGCCGCCAGATCGACTTCAAGAACACGATCATCCTGCTGACGACGAACGCCGGCACGGAGACGATCATGACGCTCACCGGCGACCCGGAGACGGCGCCGTCGCCGGACGGGCTGGTGAAGGCGCTGAAGCCCGAGCTGGACAAGGTGTTCAAGCCGGCCTTCCTGGGCCGCATGGTCCTCATCCCGTACTACCCGGTGCGCGACGAGAACCTGAAGCAGATCGTCCGCCTGAAGCTGCGGAAGATCGAGCGCCGGCTGCGCGAGACGCACAAGGTGGCGCTCGTGTACGACGACGCGCTGGTGAGCGCCGTCGCGGCGCGCTGCACGGAGGTCGAGAGCGGCGCCCGCAACGTCGACAACATCCTCACCAACACGATGCTGCCGACCGTGTCGCGGCTGCTGCTGGAGACGCTGGCCAGCGGCGAGCGCCCTGGCGCGATCCGCGTCGGCGTCGACGACGCGGGCGAGCTGGCCTACGAGGTCACGCCCGCGGCGCACGGCGGCGCCTACTCGATGGCGACGCCCGCGACGGCGACGGCCACCGCCTGA
- a CDS encoding type VI secretion system Vgr family protein yields the protein MPGNIRPDPILRITTPLGAETFEVAAFKGTEGVSRLFEFTVDLLAPHTTAVAFDRLLGQPATVSMLMPGKKHRYWNGIINRVTQGGTAAVENDVSVTGYRVSLVPKLWLLTRRRQSRIFQHLSVPDILQQVLGGTDAAPQLQGAFEKRDFCVQYRETDFEFASRLMEEEGIYYFFKHADGQHSLVLGNAPTAHAAVPGATTIKYLASEGGIRPEDRIYLWDKEQALTAGKATLWDHTFELPHKHLEAEAKVVDSVQVGSVSHKLAVGNNSTLELYDYPGGYAKRFDGVASGGSVQASEIQKIFQDNKRTVDLRIGAEEALALRSHGASTAPQIASGHKFTLDDQGDGDGEYVVLEVEHEATSGSLVTAGSGDFLYKNRFACIPAALPYRPPQATPRPHVSGCQTAVVVGPAGEEIFVDKYGRVKVQFHWDRAGKNDANSSGWVRVATTWAGRNWGAIHLPRIGQEVVVDFLEGDPDRPIIVGSVYNADNMPPYTLPDNKTQSGIKSRSTMQGGTANFNELRFEDKKGSEHVYLHAEKDLQVMVENDETRTVGRDRTTLITRHCTTDLKNQPKDKPLDTGHQTLTIHKGNQTETLKEGNQTITLEKGNQAITLKDGNRTLDVKGTETTTIQKDRKVTVTEGNQTIVVQKGNQKVQVQMGNDETKVDMGNYTISVSMGNIAIKAALGKITIEALQGIELKVGASSVKLDQTGVQVKGIMTKVEGMAMATVKSPMTQVNGDGMLVAKGGITMIN from the coding sequence ATGCCTGGGAACATCAGACCGGATCCCATCCTGCGGATCACCACGCCGCTGGGCGCCGAGACCTTCGAGGTCGCGGCGTTCAAGGGGACGGAGGGGGTGTCGCGGCTGTTCGAGTTCACCGTCGACCTGCTCGCGCCGCACACCACCGCGGTCGCGTTCGACCGGCTGCTCGGGCAGCCGGCGACGGTGTCGATGCTGATGCCCGGCAAGAAGCACCGCTACTGGAACGGCATCATCAACCGCGTCACGCAGGGCGGCACGGCGGCGGTGGAGAACGACGTGTCGGTGACCGGCTACCGCGTGTCGCTGGTGCCCAAGCTCTGGCTGCTCACGCGGCGCCGGCAGAGCCGGATCTTCCAGCACCTCAGCGTCCCCGACATCCTGCAGCAGGTGCTCGGCGGCACGGACGCGGCGCCGCAGCTGCAGGGCGCGTTCGAGAAGCGCGACTTCTGCGTGCAGTACCGCGAGACCGACTTCGAGTTCGCGTCGCGGCTGATGGAGGAGGAGGGGATCTACTACTTCTTCAAGCACGCGGACGGGCAGCACTCGCTGGTGCTCGGCAACGCGCCGACGGCGCACGCCGCCGTGCCGGGGGCGACCACCATCAAGTACCTCGCGTCCGAGGGCGGCATCCGGCCCGAGGACCGCATCTACCTGTGGGACAAGGAGCAGGCGCTCACGGCGGGGAAGGCGACGCTGTGGGACCACACCTTCGAGCTGCCGCACAAGCACCTCGAGGCGGAGGCGAAGGTCGTGGACAGCGTGCAGGTCGGCAGCGTCAGCCACAAGCTGGCCGTCGGCAACAACTCCACGCTGGAGCTCTACGACTATCCCGGCGGCTACGCCAAGCGGTTCGACGGCGTCGCGTCGGGCGGCAGCGTGCAGGCGTCGGAGATCCAGAAGATCTTCCAGGACAACAAGCGCACGGTGGACCTGCGCATCGGCGCCGAGGAGGCGCTGGCGCTGCGCTCGCACGGCGCGAGCACGGCGCCGCAGATCGCCAGCGGCCACAAGTTCACGCTCGACGACCAGGGCGACGGCGACGGCGAGTACGTGGTGCTCGAGGTGGAGCACGAGGCGACGAGCGGCAGCCTGGTGACCGCGGGCTCGGGCGACTTCCTGTACAAGAACCGCTTCGCGTGCATCCCGGCGGCGCTGCCGTACCGGCCGCCGCAGGCGACGCCGCGCCCGCACGTGTCGGGGTGCCAGACGGCGGTCGTCGTCGGCCCCGCGGGCGAGGAGATCTTCGTCGACAAGTACGGGCGCGTGAAGGTCCAGTTCCACTGGGACCGCGCCGGCAAGAACGACGCGAACAGCAGCGGCTGGGTGCGCGTCGCGACGACGTGGGCGGGGCGCAACTGGGGCGCGATCCACCTGCCGCGCATCGGGCAGGAGGTGGTCGTCGACTTCCTCGAGGGCGATCCGGACCGCCCGATCATCGTCGGCAGCGTGTACAACGCCGACAACATGCCGCCCTACACGCTGCCCGACAACAAGACGCAGTCGGGCATCAAGTCACGCAGCACCATGCAGGGCGGGACGGCGAACTTCAACGAGCTCCGCTTCGAGGACAAGAAGGGCTCGGAGCACGTCTACCTGCACGCCGAGAAGGACCTGCAGGTGATGGTGGAGAACGACGAGACGCGCACGGTGGGGCGCGATCGCACGACGCTCATCACGCGGCACTGCACGACGGATCTCAAGAACCAGCCGAAGGACAAGCCGCTGGACACGGGGCACCAGACCCTCACGATCCACAAGGGCAACCAGACGGAGACCCTCAAGGAGGGGAACCAGACGATCACCCTCGAGAAGGGGAATCAGGCGATCACCCTGAAGGACGGGAATCGCACCCTGGACGTGAAGGGCACCGAGACGACGACGATCCAGAAGGATCGGAAGGTGACGGTCACCGAGGGCAACCAGACCATCGTCGTCCAGAAGGGCAATCAGAAGGTGCAGGTCCAGATGGGCAACGACGAGACGAAGGTCGACATGGGCAACTACACGATCTCCGTCAGCATGGGCAACATCGCGATCAAGGCGGCCCTCGGAAAGATCACGATCGAGGCCCTGCAGGGCATCGAGCTGAAGGTCGGCGCGAGCTCGGTCAAGCTCGATCAGACGGGCGTGCAGGTGAAGGGGATCATGACGAAGGTCGAGGGGATGGCGATGGCGACGGTGAAGAGCCCGATGACGCAGGTGAACGGCGACGGGATGCTGGTCGCGAAGGGCGGCATCACGATGATCAACTGA
- a CDS encoding anthrax toxin-like adenylyl cyclase domain-containing protein, which yields MAILKGLDASYGNDQNGMIRPDMVAAAQVADQLDEVIVFRSTGPWAKRWIERGHPTKNFHVKGKSSDWGPQAGCVPHDAKFSKKIDRSPNAADRTKANDKSEAEGWARKVHLFLTRAELDMQLTRREGKVTAIERSFTMPNGDLLLWAGPHGGGEQYLFRAVEDKTRNGFLIHVYDDPKAAALNPFQLADGQRGAALSLSPLYVMASNEVGAGTKAITGDYDLFAVIPTWASYGSQLGQKVAKPGIVLQGAHGLQQGQTFKAGVGLDNVLDPSLHTGGAPRGLTTVRTQRTTATLAANARQEHRDMGNITPRILRCINALNVAMGATGANAPLRRVHHNAESHRNAMFGALTKADMTDTTKGGGGYGDGFPLTAFLPARLRGQFTDVCTLTTYGDLADFAATLHRAGYYVPKNWAWLLPKAFDLTS from the coding sequence GTGGCCATCCTGAAAGGACTCGACGCCTCGTACGGCAACGACCAGAACGGCATGATCCGCCCCGACATGGTCGCGGCGGCGCAGGTGGCCGACCAGCTGGACGAGGTGATCGTGTTCCGCTCGACGGGGCCGTGGGCGAAGCGGTGGATCGAGCGCGGTCATCCGACGAAGAACTTCCACGTGAAGGGGAAGAGCTCGGACTGGGGCCCGCAGGCGGGGTGCGTGCCGCACGACGCGAAGTTCAGCAAGAAGATCGACCGGAGCCCCAACGCCGCCGACCGCACGAAGGCGAACGACAAGAGCGAGGCCGAGGGGTGGGCGCGCAAGGTCCATCTCTTCCTGACGCGCGCGGAGCTGGACATGCAGCTCACGCGGCGCGAGGGGAAGGTGACGGCGATCGAGCGCTCGTTCACGATGCCGAACGGCGACCTGCTGCTGTGGGCGGGCCCGCACGGCGGCGGCGAGCAGTACCTGTTCCGCGCGGTCGAGGACAAGACGCGCAACGGCTTCCTGATCCACGTCTACGACGACCCGAAGGCGGCGGCGCTCAACCCGTTCCAGCTGGCGGACGGGCAGCGTGGCGCGGCGCTGTCGCTGTCGCCGCTGTACGTGATGGCGTCGAACGAGGTGGGCGCGGGCACGAAGGCGATCACCGGCGACTACGACCTGTTCGCGGTGATCCCGACGTGGGCGTCGTACGGCAGCCAGCTGGGGCAGAAGGTCGCGAAGCCCGGCATCGTGCTGCAGGGCGCGCACGGGCTGCAGCAGGGGCAGACGTTCAAGGCGGGCGTGGGCCTGGACAACGTGCTCGATCCGTCGCTGCACACCGGCGGCGCGCCGCGCGGGCTGACGACGGTGCGCACGCAGCGCACGACGGCGACGCTGGCCGCGAACGCCCGCCAGGAGCACCGCGACATGGGCAACATCACGCCGCGCATCCTGCGCTGCATCAACGCGCTCAACGTCGCGATGGGGGCGACGGGCGCGAACGCGCCGCTGCGCCGCGTGCACCACAACGCCGAGAGCCACCGCAACGCCATGTTCGGCGCGCTGACGAAGGCCGACATGACCGACACGACGAAGGGCGGCGGCGGCTACGGCGACGGCTTCCCGCTGACGGCGTTCCTGCCGGCGCGGCTGCGCGGGCAGTTCACCGACGTCTGCACGCTGACGACGTACGGCGACCTGGCCGACTTCGCGGCGACGCTGCACCGCGCCGGCTACTATGTCCCGAAGAACTGGGCGTGGCTCCTGCCCAAGGCCTTCGACCTGACGTCCTGA
- a CDS encoding DUF6931 family protein, whose amino-acid sequence MTAPPTTQPLAPPGPPAGVAPLAPALEWLVQRAALDEEARALGAAALPAAFAPHAADPGLAVQALLQAQRPADALRLVACALPPREGVWWAWVAARHALHAAQGRADAARSAPPPGPDEPPAGPPPAPPTPAQVAALSATERWIAQPSDENRRFAWELAQQAGLDTPVGSAAAAAFFTGGSITPPGVPFVPPPAGLHATMAATAAMLAAVMTDPMRIGEVSAALVQQGLELVRRLGGWDAAIGTAKQTFDQQAYVHAESSKPPQLPDAKA is encoded by the coding sequence ATGACCGCCCCGCCGACCACCCAGCCTCTCGCGCCGCCCGGCCCACCCGCCGGCGTGGCCCCGCTCGCGCCCGCGCTCGAGTGGCTCGTGCAGCGCGCCGCCCTCGACGAGGAGGCGCGCGCGCTGGGCGCCGCCGCGCTGCCGGCGGCGTTCGCCCCGCACGCCGCCGACCCGGGGCTGGCGGTGCAGGCGCTCCTGCAGGCGCAGCGCCCCGCCGACGCGCTGCGCCTGGTGGCGTGCGCGCTGCCGCCGCGCGAGGGGGTGTGGTGGGCGTGGGTGGCGGCGCGCCACGCGCTGCACGCGGCGCAGGGCCGCGCCGACGCCGCGCGCTCCGCGCCGCCGCCGGGGCCCGACGAGCCGCCCGCCGGCCCGCCGCCCGCGCCGCCGACGCCGGCGCAGGTCGCCGCGCTGTCGGCCACCGAGCGCTGGATCGCGCAGCCGAGCGACGAGAACCGCCGCTTCGCGTGGGAGCTGGCGCAGCAGGCGGGGCTCGACACGCCGGTGGGCTCCGCGGCCGCGGCGGCGTTCTTCACGGGCGGGAGCATCACGCCGCCGGGCGTCCCCTTCGTGCCACCGCCGGCGGGGCTGCACGCCACCATGGCAGCGACCGCCGCGATGCTGGCCGCGGTGATGACCGACCCGATGCGCATCGGCGAGGTGTCGGCCGCGCTCGTGCAGCAGGGGCTGGAGCTGGTGCGGCGCCTGGGCGGATGGGACGCCGCCATCGGCACCGCCAAGCAGACGTTCGACCAGCAGGCGTACGTGCACGCGGAGTCGTCGAAGCCGCCGCAGCTGCCCGACGCGAAGGCCTGA
- a CDS encoding PAAR domain-containing protein yields the protein MGQPAARITDMHVCPMVTGVVPHVGGPIVQPGGPTTLISALPAATVTSMCVCVGPPDLIALGSFTVLVSSKPAARMGDMTAHGGAIVLGAPTVLVG from the coding sequence ATGGGACAGCCCGCCGCCCGCATCACCGACATGCACGTCTGCCCGATGGTGACGGGCGTCGTGCCGCACGTCGGCGGGCCGATCGTGCAGCCCGGCGGCCCGACGACACTGATCTCGGCGCTGCCCGCCGCGACGGTGACGTCGATGTGCGTCTGCGTCGGCCCGCCGGACCTGATCGCGCTCGGCTCCTTCACGGTGCTCGTGTCGAGCAAGCCGGCGGCGCGGATGGGGGACATGACGGCGCACGGAGGGGCGATCGTTCTCGGGGCGCCGACCGTGTTGGTCGGGTAG
- a CDS encoding Ig-like domain-containing protein, translating to MPVSRPTSSPRVPFRLRARLVLAAAAGLGLPVLGACGDSPSEPGTGSPTTTFSIIPAPSSSAAPGLEGKQFSAAPGDTVRLSGQVKAGSSTSTPTISWRSTDAAVAEVSTDGLVRAKAIGTASIIATATQLADTLRVVVSTCGTTRALDLALGQVLAFDGTQGTDLCVVAGSAGQEYVLIPHYATDSASRRVSFAVTASGIGTVAADVGGVAAADAPLATSVGPTRARLAARATMDGADVTDAPLHRRLRRHTARELGSGQVARARSTLRAGHAAAFARRLAPRARASADASPATTGTTATTSGTTAADGAAPTLAAAQGVPRVGDLLRVNARTTSACDTLTSGFRTGRVAAVTDRLIILADTANPRNGFTDAEYRQFALTFDTLAYPVDVANFGEPSDIDKNQRAIAFFTRAVNEETPRGADYVIGGFFWERDLFPNNVPKAQGGCAGSNAAEFFYMLVPDPTGSINGNARSKAYVSEVTVGTLAHEFQHLINAARRIYVTDADDFEDVWLNEGLSHIAEELVFYRAAGFAPRTRLTAASVRTTSTIFDMYNLYGNDNLRRVLTYLRDTETRSPFGEDDDLETRGATWQFLRYAADRLSPTNGGGDVALWKKLVDNKSFGRKNLQASLGASVPLEDWFRDWTVANFVDAQATALPGLEARFTQPSWAYRSVLLSFTDTQGRPYALGTRTLLSDAPQTVQLNGGSAAYLRFAVPAGRQATLRTRLNATPRAGNLRLTVVRTR from the coding sequence ATGCCCGTCTCCCGCCCGACGTCCTCGCCGCGCGTGCCGTTCCGGCTGCGCGCCCGTCTCGTCCTCGCCGCCGCGGCCGGCCTCGGCCTCCCGGTGCTCGGGGCCTGCGGCGACTCGCCCAGCGAGCCCGGCACCGGCTCGCCGACGACGACCTTCTCGATCATCCCCGCCCCCTCGTCCAGCGCCGCGCCCGGGCTGGAGGGCAAGCAGTTCTCGGCCGCGCCGGGCGACACCGTGCGCCTCAGCGGCCAGGTGAAGGCCGGCAGCTCGACCAGCACGCCGACCATCAGCTGGCGCTCCACCGACGCCGCGGTGGCCGAGGTGAGCACCGACGGCCTGGTGCGCGCGAAGGCCATCGGCACGGCGAGCATCATCGCCACCGCCACCCAGCTGGCCGACACGCTGCGCGTCGTCGTCAGCACCTGCGGCACCACGCGCGCGCTCGACCTCGCGCTGGGCCAGGTGCTCGCGTTCGACGGCACGCAGGGCACCGACCTGTGCGTCGTCGCCGGCAGCGCGGGCCAGGAGTACGTCCTCATCCCGCACTACGCGACCGACTCGGCCAGCCGCCGCGTGAGCTTCGCGGTCACGGCGTCGGGCATCGGCACCGTGGCGGCGGACGTCGGCGGCGTCGCGGCCGCGGACGCGCCGCTCGCCACGTCGGTGGGCCCGACGCGCGCACGGCTCGCGGCGCGCGCCACGATGGACGGCGCGGACGTCACCGACGCCCCGCTGCACCGCCGCCTGCGCCGCCACACGGCGCGCGAGCTGGGCAGCGGGCAGGTGGCGCGTGCACGCTCCACGCTGCGCGCGGGGCACGCCGCGGCGTTCGCGCGCCGGCTGGCGCCGCGCGCGCGGGCCAGCGCCGACGCGAGCCCTGCGACGACCGGCACCACCGCGACGACGAGCGGGACGACGGCGGCGGACGGCGCGGCGCCGACCCTCGCGGCCGCGCAGGGCGTGCCGCGCGTGGGCGACCTGCTGCGCGTCAACGCGCGCACGACGTCGGCCTGCGACACGCTCACGAGCGGGTTCCGCACGGGGCGCGTGGCCGCGGTCACCGACCGGCTGATCATCCTCGCCGACACGGCGAACCCGCGCAACGGCTTCACCGACGCGGAGTACCGCCAGTTCGCGCTGACGTTCGACACGCTCGCGTACCCGGTGGACGTCGCCAACTTCGGCGAGCCGTCGGACATCGACAAGAACCAGCGCGCGATCGCGTTCTTCACGCGCGCGGTGAACGAGGAGACGCCGCGCGGCGCCGACTACGTCATCGGCGGCTTCTTCTGGGAGCGCGACCTGTTCCCGAACAACGTGCCGAAGGCGCAGGGCGGGTGCGCGGGCAGCAACGCGGCGGAGTTCTTCTACATGCTGGTGCCCGACCCCACCGGGTCGATCAACGGCAACGCCCGCAGCAAGGCGTACGTGAGCGAGGTGACGGTCGGCACGCTGGCGCACGAGTTCCAGCACCTGATCAACGCCGCGCGCCGCATCTACGTCACGGACGCGGACGACTTCGAGGACGTGTGGCTCAACGAGGGCCTGAGCCACATCGCCGAGGAGCTGGTGTTCTACCGCGCGGCCGGCTTCGCGCCGCGCACGCGGCTGACGGCGGCGTCGGTGCGCACGACGAGCACCATCTTCGACATGTACAACCTGTACGGCAACGACAACCTGCGCCGCGTGCTCACGTACCTGCGCGACACGGAGACGCGCTCGCCGTTCGGCGAGGACGACGACCTCGAGACGCGCGGCGCGACGTGGCAGTTCCTGCGCTACGCGGCCGACCGGCTGTCGCCCACGAACGGCGGCGGCGACGTCGCGCTGTGGAAGAAGCTCGTCGACAACAAGAGCTTCGGCCGCAAGAACCTGCAGGCGTCGCTCGGCGCGTCGGTGCCGCTGGAGGACTGGTTCCGCGACTGGACGGTGGCGAACTTCGTCGACGCGCAGGCGACGGCGCTGCCGGGGCTCGAGGCGCGCTTCACGCAGCCCAGCTGGGCCTATCGCTCGGTGCTGCTGTCGTTCACGGACACGCAGGGGCGCCCGTACGCCCTGGGCACGCGCACGCTGCTGAGCGACGCGCCGCAAACGGTGCAGCTGAACGGCGGCTCGGCGGCCTACCTGCGCTTCGCGGTCCCCGCCGGCCGGCAGGCGACGCTGCGGACGCGGTTGAATGCGACCCCACGAGCTGGAAACCTTCGCCTGACGGTGGTGCGCACGCGGTAA
- a CDS encoding energy transducer TonB has translation MLAATACQGRAAGADERPGADSLAGAAAADSGATSAATAAASVAAPAAPPADGPPRMTNTDPPFRYPAALYARKVQGNITLRLWVDSTGAVVPDSTRVAEPSGYPALDSSAVAGSEKLRFTPGMKDGRPTGAAILFPVFFRHPEAAPLPGDTVLRARP, from the coding sequence GTGCTCGCCGCCACTGCCTGCCAGGGGCGCGCCGCCGGCGCCGACGAGCGTCCGGGCGCCGACAGCCTGGCCGGGGCCGCCGCCGCCGACTCGGGCGCGACGTCCGCCGCGACGGCTGCCGCCTCCGTCGCCGCGCCCGCCGCCCCGCCCGCCGACGGGCCGCCGCGCATGACGAACACCGACCCGCCGTTCCGGTATCCGGCCGCGCTGTACGCGCGGAAGGTGCAGGGGAACATCACGCTGCGGCTGTGGGTCGACTCGACCGGGGCCGTGGTCCCCGACTCCACGCGGGTGGCCGAGCCGTCGGGCTACCCGGCGCTCGACTCCAGCGCCGTCGCCGGGTCCGAGAAGCTGCGCTTCACGCCGGGGATGAAGGACGGCCGCCCGACGGGCGCGGCGATCCTCTTCCCGGTCTTCTTCCGCCATCCCGAGGCCGCGCCGCTGCCCGGGGACACCGTGCTCCGCGCCCGTCCATGA